Within Xanthomonas theicola, the genomic segment CGGATGTGGTCTACGTGCCGCGCTACGACCCGGAGGTGGTGTACGGCGCCCCGGTCGACGTCTACCGCGAGTACCGCTACCACCCGCGGTACTACAGCGAGGGCGACCTGGTGACCGCCGGGATCATTTCCTTCGGCGTCGGCGTACTGGTCGGCGACGCGCTGGAGCACCACCACCATGGCCCGCTGGGCTGGCTGGAACCGGAACCGGCCTGGCACCGCTGGGGCTGGAACAGCTGGGGCATGAACTGGAACGCGCCGCCCTCGGCGCCGCACTACGTGGTCTACCAGAACCGCGTCTACGCGCCGCGTACCACCATCGTCAACAACATCACCAACAACCGGATCGACGCGCGCAGCTTCGTGCGCAACGACAACCGCAGCGTTCCGCAGCAGGCGGCGTTGGCGGCGATGCCAGCGGCGGCGGCGGCCGCGGCGCTGGCGCCGCACATGGCCCAGAACCCGCACGGCCCCGCGCCGCAGTTCGCACCGGCGGCGGCGGCGGCGCCACGCCGCGCGGTCGACTATGCACAGCTGTCCACGCCGCATTTCAACGAACGGATGCTGCAGCCGGGCCGTCCGGTCGCGGCGAACGTGGCGCAGCGGCCGCCGCTGTCCGGGCTGGGCGGCCCGACCGCCGCCGGCGTCGCGCGCGATGCGCGCGCGCAGCCTGCATTCGCGCAATCGCCGCACGCACCGATGCCGATGTCCGCAACCGATCCCCGCCACGCCATGCCGATGGCCAACGCCGCCGCAGCGCAACGGCGCGACCTGCCGCAGGCGCCGCACGCCAACGCGCCGATGCCGATGGGGAACATGCAGATGGCGCATGCAGCGCCGGCGCGCGCGATGTCCATGCCGGCGCCGCAACGGGAGGATCCACGTGCGCAGCAGGCCCGATTCGCCCAGCCCGAGCCGCCGCGGCAGGCACCGCACCAGTTCGCCGCCTTCAACGCGCAAGCGCCGGCACCCGCGCACCGCGAGGCACCGATGCGGGAGTTCCCTGAGCGTGTTCAGGCCATGCCGCGACAGGAACAGCAGCGGCCACCGATGCAGGAGCAACGCATGGCCAGGGTCGCGCCGCCGCGACCGCTACCGATGCACGCAGCCGAGCCGCGTCCTGCCCCGCATCCGGCACAGGCGCACTCCGACCCGCACCATGACCACGACCACGACAAGCACAACGGCTGAATCTCGCCGGCCGGGCGATCCGCAGCGGGTCGTCCGGCCGGCGCCTGGGTCAGCCGCCCAGGCGGTTCAGCGCCTCGGTCAGCTCGTCGGCCAGCGGCGCATTCAATAGATACGGGGTCTTGCCGCCGTCGAGGGTGAATTCCAGCGACGCGGCATGCAGGAACAGGCGCTTGAGCCCGATCTGTTCGCGCAGCCGCTTGTTGACCGCCGGATCGCCGTACTTGTCGTCGCCGGCGACCGGATGCCCCAGATGCTGGGCATGCACGCGGATCTGGTGGGTGCGGCCGGTCTCGATCCGCACCTCGCAATAGGAATGCCCGTCGCGCCGCTCCAGCACCCGGAAATGGCTCAACGAGGGCTTGCCGGCCGCGTTCACTTGCACGTGGCGCTCACCGCCCTGGCGCAGGCCGATGTGCAGCGGCGCATCCACGCTCATCACCCCGTCGGGCATGCGCCCGACTAGCAGGGTCAGGTAGCGCTTGCTGATGCCGCGGCCCTCGACCCGGTCGTCCTCGCGCAGCAGCGCCTGCATCTCGGTCAGCACCGAGCGCTTCTTGGCGACGATCAGCAACCCGGAGGTGTCGCGGTCGAGCCGGTGCACCAGTTCCAGGGTCTGGTTGGGTCGCAACGCGCGCAGCGTCTCGATCGCGCCGAAGCCGATCCCGCTGCCGCCGTGGCTGGCGACCCCGGAGGGCTTGTTCAGCGCCAGCAGCCGCGCGTCCTCATACACGATCGCCGCCTCCAGGCGGGCCATGAACCCGTCCGGCGGCGCGGTCTTCTCGCCCTCCTCGTTCAACCGTACCGGCGGGATCCGCACCTCGTCGCCCGCCTCAAGCTTGCGCTCGGCCTTGGTGCGGCCGCCGTTGACCCGGACCTGGCCGCTGCGCATCAGCTTGTAGATCAGGCTGCGCGGGGCGCCCTTGAGCTGGCCGAGCAGGAAATTGTCCACGCGCTGTCCGGCCCGGTCTTCCGGGACCTTGAGAATGCGCACCGCGCTGGTCGCGACGTCGCGCGGCTTGGGAGGGGACGGGGGGGAAGTCATCGGGCAGTTTATTCTGTTACACTCGGGGGGCGAGATAAGGGTTTGATTTCGTTGGAAGTTAGCGCAGGGCCAGAAGCCCGGCTTGCAACGATTCCGGCACAGTGCGCGACCACCGCCCCCGGGGCGGCCATGTTAGCGGCTCACCGGCCTACCCGGCCATCGCCGGACGCCACCAGCGTCCGCGCTGAACATGCCCCGTGCGGCGTCCAGCCTGGCTGGAGTCGCCGCCGGTCCTGAACCACCTTAAAAGAAGCGCTCCCGCGGCTCGCCGTGGTGTCGTAGCGCTGGAAGCTCAAGCCTCCCTCCCCGCGCATGCGCGATGGGCGGCGAAGCGTGACCAGAAGCGAAACCCCATGGCGTTCCGCGCGGTAGCAGCGCGAGGAACGCAACAATGAAGCGAATGC encodes:
- a CDS encoding DUF3300 domain-containing protein: MRRPLPSPKLALALATAASVLALSACQRQPSPAPTATAATAAAPAPAPYVPPSAEQLYKLVAPIALFPDKLLAQTLAASVYPNQVSDAQGWLRSNSGLAAADRLQAAAQPWDPSVKALTAFPDVIDQLAGNGDWTRALGDAYAHDPNEVLDAIQVMRGRAQAQGHLRNTPQQRVQVVRRTVVEPVYADERIPPPSQTIVIEPAQPDVVYVPRYDPEVVYGAPVDVYREYRYHPRYYSEGDLVTAGIISFGVGVLVGDALEHHHHGPLGWLEPEPAWHRWGWNSWGMNWNAPPSAPHYVVYQNRVYAPRTTIVNNITNNRIDARSFVRNDNRSVPQQAALAAMPAAAAAAALAPHMAQNPHGPAPQFAPAAAAAPRRAVDYAQLSTPHFNERMLQPGRPVAANVAQRPPLSGLGGPTAAGVARDARAQPAFAQSPHAPMPMSATDPRHAMPMANAAAAQRRDLPQAPHANAPMPMGNMQMAHAAPARAMSMPAPQREDPRAQQARFAQPEPPRQAPHQFAAFNAQAPAPAHREAPMREFPERVQAMPRQEQQRPPMQEQRMARVAPPRPLPMHAAEPRPAPHPAQAHSDPHHDHDHDKHNG
- a CDS encoding RluA family pseudouridine synthase; the protein is MTSPPSPPKPRDVATSAVRILKVPEDRAGQRVDNFLLGQLKGAPRSLIYKLMRSGQVRVNGGRTKAERKLEAGDEVRIPPVRLNEEGEKTAPPDGFMARLEAAIVYEDARLLALNKPSGVASHGGSGIGFGAIETLRALRPNQTLELVHRLDRDTSGLLIVAKKRSVLTEMQALLREDDRVEGRGISKRYLTLLVGRMPDGVMSVDAPLHIGLRQGGERHVQVNAAGKPSLSHFRVLERRDGHSYCEVRIETGRTHQIRVHAQHLGHPVAGDDKYGDPAVNKRLREQIGLKRLFLHAASLEFTLDGGKTPYLLNAPLADELTEALNRLGG